In Buchananella sp. 14KM1171, the genomic stretch GTGCGCGAAGCGTAGCAATTTGTTCGTCGACGGTGGCGGCATGCTTTAGCTGACGAATTGGCATGGCGAGCTCTCTTGCGTCTTGCATAAAGATCCAGCCCACACTCAATGCACTAAGTGCGATGAGGCGGGCTGAACTGTTGTTGTGAGTGTATCGCCCGCCTGCCTCCGCGTCAAGAAAAAGTGGTGACGGGCACGGGTTTTGGCGTGTGCCGTTCATCGTGGTAATGGCGAGCTGTGGGCAACCCGCGCTACATCCTGGACCTGATCGGCAAGGTGACGGCGGTGAGCCTGGAAACGAACCGGCTCACGGCGACCCTCCCGCCCCTGGGGGTGTAGACCTGCAGGACCGGCCGAATGTTTCAAATTCGTACGGCCTAGACCTTGTGCAGCCGACCTAGACCTTGCGTAGCGCTCTACGGTCTAGGTCGAGTGCATAAGGTCTAGGTCGAGCGGTTTAGTGCGGGGGCGGCTCCCTGGCGGGACGTCTGCGCGGCGCCCTGGCAGGACCCTGTGCGGCTCCCCTATGAGGCGTAGTCGCCCCGAGTCTTAGCCCAGCAGCAGGGGGACGACGCTGCCTCCCACCGCCACGCTGATCGCAATCTCCGGAATACCGATCTGCTTGGGCGTGAAGCGACGCCCGGCGTGCTGCGCGCGCACCATCGCCCACGTCCGCACCGTCAGGCCACACCAAAGGGCGGCCTGGAGCCAGAAGACCCAGGAGGGAACGTCGGCCAACCAGGCGGGGATAGCGGCGGCCGCAACCACGCACGCGACGGCGAAGGCAGCGTGCCAGGCCGTGGTGGCCCACCAGTAGACCAGCGAAGCGCGCTCGCGGATCAGGGCCTTCACGTGCAACACAGTGCCCAGGAAGTAGGCGGTCACCAAGGTGGTGCCGGCCCAGCCCACCTGGCTCATCGCCAGCCCAGGGGTGCCGACCGGCGCGCTGGCCGACAGTGCGGCCGTGCCCAGGCTGGTAGCGATGGGCAGCGTGAGTCCGGCAGCCAAAACCGTGGAGACGCCGGAGAGCAGCGAGCGCTCGTTGCGGCGCAAGACCTCGATCACCGCCACCGCGATCAGCGGAGCGAGCACCAGGCCCCACCACAGCAGCGCCGGCGCGGAGGCGATGCTGGCGACCGCCCCGACACCAGTGACCGCCCCGTAGACCGCCAGCGGCGCTCGGTACTCCGCCTTGCGCGGGCCGCGCACCTTCACCCACTTCGCCCACGCCTGGTAGGTGAAGTACCCGCTCCACCAGGCCAGCAGCAGAGGGGTGTGGCGCCAGTTCGCCCCCGAGGTGAACACGCCCAGCAGCGGCGGCAGCGCCAGCATGGCCCACGCGCCGTGCTGGTCCGGCACCCAGGCCTTGCGCCGCGATCCGCGCTTGGGTCGGCGCGGGGCGGGCTTCTGCGCGCCCGGGGTGGTGGGCTTTCGGGTGCCCGGGGTGGTACGTGGGCCGGCGCTGCGGGACTGGGGGCTGCGTGATTGGGGTGCGGGGCGACGGTCCCCGGCGTGGTGGGAGGTGCCGGTCTCGACGTCGGCGGTCTCAGCGTGCGGGGTTCGCGGGCCGGGAGAGGCCGGTGATGCAGGGACGGGCTTCGCGGGGCTCGGGCACATGGCGCCAACTATAAGTTAGGCATACCTTGGTAGGGGAGCTGCTGCTGGGTGGGGGCCCGCTGCGCCTCGCCGAAACTTGTCATTGCGCGTTGAGACTTGTCATTAGCGGCCCCGCTATGGACAAGTCTCGCGAGGTTTGGACAAGTTTCGGCGCGGGGAGGGGGCGGGGCACCGGGCGCCCCACGCCACGCCTCGCCGCCGCGCCGCTCGCGCCCGCCCCCGCCCCGCGCTTGTAGGTTTCCTCCACAAGCCACCGCGCAGCTTGTCACCCGAAGCCACTCATAACCTACGCCTGCGTAAGTTACGGTGGCGTAGGAAACGGTTTCCCCCTGCAATGCGGCGGAAAGGCAAGCATGGTCAACGTCCCCACCACGGTGCGTCTGCTGGATCAGCACGGTCGGCTCTCCACCCACGAGACTTACAGCCCCTTCCTGGAGGACCTCACAGACGAGCGCCTGCTGCACATGTATCGGGCGATGGTGCGCGCGCGGCACTTCGACACGGCCGCCACGAACCTGCAGCGTCACGGCGAGATGGCCCTGTGGGTGCCGCTGCGCGGCCAGGAGGGCGTGCAGGCGGGCGTGGCGCAGGCCCTGCAGGCGGAGGACGTCCTGATTCCCTCCTACCGCGATCACCTGTTGCTGTTGGAGCGCGGCATCACCCCGGCCCAGGTGCTGACCCTGTTCCGCGGCGCCGGGCACGGCGGCTGGGACCCGACCGAGTCCAACACCCACCTGCCGGTGCTGGTGATTGGCGCGCAGGCGCAGCACGCGGCGGGCCGGGCCTGGGCGCTGGCCCGGGACGCCGCCCCGGAGCCGCCGGGCCGTGCGGCCCTGGTGTGCTTTGGCGATGGCGCCACCTCGCAGGGTGACGTTAACGAGGCGATGGTGTTCGCCGCC encodes the following:
- a CDS encoding YwiC-like family protein; amino-acid sequence: MPDQHGAWAMLALPPLLGVFTSGANWRHTPLLLAWWSGYFTYQAWAKWVKVRGPRKAEYRAPLAVYGAVTGVGAVASIASAPALLWWGLVLAPLIAVAVIEVLRRNERSLLSGVSTVLAAGLTLPIATSLGTAALSASAPVGTPGLAMSQVGWAGTTLVTAYFLGTVLHVKALIRERASLVYWWATTAWHAAFAVACVVAAAAIPAWLADVPSWVFWLQAALWCGLTVRTWAMVRAQHAGRRFTPKQIGIPEIAISVAVGGSVVPLLLG